The Desulfofalx alkaliphila DSM 12257 genome segment CACACCCTCCACCCCAAAGGTAAAGGTTACATGTTCAAAGGGGGTATGGTGTCCCATGTCCATTAATTTTCTTATAAAATCACCCTGATCTCGGACAGCTATACCCCCTGCCACCTCATCAATTGAGGCCGCAGAATAGCACAGCCTGGCGCCCATGGCCACTATTTCTTCGGCATTGGGCGTATAGCGCAGCAGCTTTACATTTAGCTCTTTACTACCCATATTATTCTCCTTAACCGGCGGGCCGGCAGGCACCGCCAAAGTAGTATCACTCTTCTATAACCCCATGGGCAATTTCAAGTATTTCGTTTAAACGGGCAAGGTCGCCCTTTAGATACAAATAGCCTATCAAACTTTCAAAGGCCGTGCTGTGGCGATACTCCATCACCCGGGAGCCCTTGGGCACATGGCCGGACTTGGCATTTCTGCCCCTGCGCACCACAGCAACTTCTTCATCGGTAAGCTTGTTTTCCAGGGCAAATAAAATTTTAGCCTGCGAACCGGCCCGCACATATTTTATGGCCTGCCTATGTAGTTTATTTGCCCTAACCAAGCCTTTGGCAATTAAGTACTTGCGCACCACCACTTCGTAAACGGCGTCTCCAATGTAGGCCAGGGCCAGCGGAGGTAGCAAGTGGGGGTTTTCTAAGGGCAAATGGCTAAAGATAAATTTTTCAGATTCCATGGGTTCACTCTCTTCTATACTTTGCGCCGGGATTACTAATCCCGTTTCCATCTAACGCCCTGTGGGGTATCTTCCAGGGTTATGCCCAGCTCTTTTAAACGATCCCGGATTGCATCGGCCGTTTGCCAGTCTTTATTTTTACGGGCCTGCTGCCGAACATCGATGATTAACTGCAGCAGTTTTTCCGTCAAATCGTCCCCACCGGACTTGCTTTGATCCAATACTATTTGCCCCGTGGCGGCATCTTCCTTAAACACTCCCAGCACACCGTTAAATATTCCGTAGAGCTCTTTGGCCTTCTCCAGCAATTCTAATGCCTGCTTGCTTTTTCCCGATTGAAGCTTTGTGAGGTAACCGTTTACCTCCCGGGCCAGCTCAAACCAAACGGCTATGGCCAGGGCTGTGTTAAAATCATCATCCATGGCCGATTCAAAGGACTGCCTTAACTGCACCAGCTTATTTTCAAACTGCCGGTCATCCTCTGTGGCCTCGCCATCCGCCTCCGGCGCCTTTAGCCCTTCCTCCAGCAGGCGCAAGCTGTTCTTAATGCGATCCATTCCGCGCTCACTTGCGGCCAGTTTTTCATCATCAAAGTCCAGTGGACTGCGATAATGGGTAGACAAGAGGTAAAAACGCACCGTTTCCGGTGAGAACTTGTCTAAAATCTCCCGCACCAGGAAAAAGTTGCCCAAGGACTTGGACATCTTTTCTTGGTTTACCGTAATAAAACCATTGTGCATCCAATATTTGGCAAATGTCTGGCCGGAGGCAGCCTCAGACTGGGCTATTTCATTCTCATGATGGGGGAATACCAAGTCATAGCCCCCTCCGTGTATGTCAAAACCATGTCCCAGGTATTTGTGAGCCATGGCCGAGCACTCTATGTGCCAGCCTGGCCGCCCCTGGCCCCAGGGGCTCTCCCAGCTGGGCTCACCGGGTTTAGCCTTTTTCCATAGGGCAAAATCCATTGGATCCTTTTTGATCTCGCTTATTTCCACCCTGGCACCGGCCTGCATCTCATCCAGGGATCTGCCGGACAGCTTGCCATAGTCGGAATAGCTGCGCACATTAAAATACACATCCCCATCCACGTTATAAGCGTAGCCATTGCTAATTAGTTTCTGAATAAGTTGGATGATTTCAGGTATGTGTTCAGAAACCTTAGGATGCTTATCTGCCCGCTTTACGTTGAGAGCATCTGCATCGGCAAAGTATTCTTTAATGTAGCGCTGTGCCAACAGGATAGGATCGTCCCCCTCCTCCCTGGCACGGTTGATAATTTTATCATCAACGTCGGTAAAGTTTTGAATATATGTAACCTCATAGCCCTTATAGAGCAGGTAACGGCGCACAGTGTCAAAAACCACAATCGGGCGGGCATTTCCCAGGTGAATATAGTTGTATGTTGTGGGTCCACAGACATACATATCAACCCGTCCCGGTTTTCTGGTTTCAAGTTTTTCCTTTTTTCTGGTCAGAGTGTTATATACCTCAATCACCAAGTTGGCCCCCTTGAATCTTAGTTTTTAGAACCGCGTTCTCCCTCTCCAGCTCATCAAGGCGCTTTTCCAGCCGCTGAACACCCTCTGTCAGTGCAGAAAGAGCCTCTGCCACCGGGTCAGGCAACAAATCGTGGCGCAGATCTATATCCGGCACCTTCCCAACCTTTTGACCGTCCTTTACCACCACTTTGCCGGGCACTCCCACCACCGTGCAATTGGAAGGAACGGCCGTTAACACCACCGAACCGGCACCGATTTTTACATTATCACCCACAGTGAAAGAGCCAAGCACCTTTGCACCGGAACTAATGACCACATTATTCCCTATGGTGGGGTGGCGCTTTCCCTTTTCCTTACCGGTTCCGCCCAGGGTTACTCCCTGGTAGATGGTTACGTTGTCACCGATTTCAGCGGTTTCACCAATGACCACGCCGGAACCGTGGTCAATGAACAAGCCCTCACCGATTTTAGCCCCGGGGTGAATCTCTATGCCCGTTAAAAACCTTGAGAATTGAGAAATTAAACGTGCTATCAGAAACCATTTTCTTTTATATAGCCGATGGGCAATTCTGTGAAACATAATGGCATGTAAACCCGGATAAGCCAAAAGCACCTCCAAGGTGCTCTTGGCCGCCGGGTCCCGTTCAAATACCACTTCAATCTCTCTACGCAGCCGCTTAAACAAGGAGTTAACCCTCCCACATTTACAAGTAAGAGACCCCATATCAACCCTATATTAGGGCTGACAGAGTGGGCCCTTTAGTTTAATATACTTCCGTCAAGCACAGCATCCAGCCTGGCCACCGTACGCCGCACCCCTAAAATAGGTATTATTTCATACAGTTCAGGCCCTTGCAGTTTGCCTGTTAAGGCCACCCTGAGGGGCATGTACACCTTTTTGCCCCCAAAGCCCAATTCCTTGGTCAGCTCCTTTAACATGCCTTTGACCACATCCTCTTCCAATTGGCCGGCGGCATAAACCTTTTGTTTCATCAGGCGCATTACCTGCGGAACCTCTTCCTGGGCCAGCACCTGCCTGGCCTTATCATCCACCGGTTTCACGGCGTCATCATAAAAAATTCCCACGTGCTCGGTTACTTCAGACAAATTCGTTAAATATTTTCTGGTGGCCTTCACCATCTGCCTGGCCAGGGCGACATCTTCCGGGCCGGCATCCTCGGCAATATAACCGGCCCTTTGCAAGTAAGGCACCGCAAGATCAGTTATATAATCCAAATCACTGTTGCGAATATAATAGCCGTTTAACCAGTTCAACTTATCCAGGTCGAACACAGCCGGGCTTTTCGATACCTTATCCAGGGAAAAAAGCTTCTGCAGCTCAGACACGGCAAAAACCTCTTCCTCGCCACCCGGGGACCAGCCCATGAGCGCCAAAAAGTTTACCATGGCTTCAGGTAAATAGCCCGAGGACTTATACTGTTCAATGGAGGTGGCACCGTGCCGCTTAGACATTTTACTCCGGTCTTTACCCAAAATCAGCGACACGTGGGCAAAGGTCGGTTTTTCCCATTTTAAAGCGTCATACAGCATTATTTGCCTGGGGGTGTTTGACAGGTGTTCCTCCGCCCGGATGACATGGCTTATCTTCATGTCATGGTCATCCACCACCACCGCAAAGTTATAGGTGGGGATCCGGTCTGACTTCATTATAATAAAGTCGCCAATGCCGTCGCTTTCAAACTCAACCCGCCCCCGCACCCGGTCATCGACGGCAATCACCCGGTTTTCAGGAACTTTAAATCTCAAGGTCGGTTTACGGCCCTCGGCCTCAAACTTGGCCTTCTCTTCCGGAGAAAGATGGCGGCAGTGTCCTAAATACCGCGGCAGTTCACCCTTGGCCATCAGCCGCTCCCGATCCGCTGCCAATTTTTCCTCACTGCAATAACAGTGATAGGCTAAACCCTGCTCCAGCAGCTGCTGGGCCACCCGGCGATAAATATCTAACCGCTCTGTCTGACGATAGGGACCGTTATTCCCGCCCACATCTATCCCCTCGTCCCAGTCAATTCCCAACCACCTTAGGGCAGCCAAAATGTTTTCTTCCGATTGGCGGGATGATCTTTCCATATCGGTATCTTCAATTCTAACTATAAATTGGCCCCCATGGTGGCGGGCAAAAAGCCAATTAAACAATGCCGACCTTGCTCCTCCAATATGTAAAGGCCCCGTTGGGCTTGGGGCAAAACGTACCCGAACAGACAAACAAACTCCTCCTCATCTATCCATATATTGATATTACTAGATAAATATTATATCACCTTTATAACAGTTTACCACAACAAAACCCCTTCTATAAAGAAGAGGTCTTGTTTTTATTCTTATTTGCTTCTTTTTTCTGCAGCTTAGCCCAGGTATCCTTTAGGGAAACTATCCTGTTAAACACCGGCAATTGGGTGGTGGAATCGGCATCCACACAAAAATATCCCTGCCTTAAAAACTGATACCTGCTTCCCACGGCTGCCTCAGCCAAGGTGGGCTCCAGCACCGATCTTAACACTTCCAGAGAATTGGGATTGATATTTTGCTTAAAATCAACGTCCTTTTCTTCTTCAGGGTTTGCTTTGTTAAATAAATTATGATAAATGCGCACCTCTGCCTCGATGCCGTGTTCCACCGTCACCCAGTGCAGGGTGCCCTTTACCCTTCGGGTTGCCGTAGGGCTGCCGCTGCGCGTTGCGGGATCATAGGTGCAGCGAAGTTCAATAATTTCCCCGGTGTTTTCATCCTTGATCACCCGTTCGCACTTGATAATATAAGCATACTTCAACCTCACCTCTCGACCCGGTGCAAGGCGGAAGAATTTTTTCGGCGGATCCTCCATGAAGTCTTCCCGCTCAATGTAAATCTCCCGGGCAAAGGGGATTTTTCTGCTGCCCAGTTCAGGGTTTTCCTGGCTGTATTCCGCATCCAACCATTCCACTTCACCCTCCGGGTAGTTTTCAATAACCACCTTGAGCGGCCGCAGTACCGCCATCACCCGCGGGGCCTTATAGTTCAGATCCTCCCGTATACAATGCTCCAGCATTGCAATGTCCACCATGCTGTCCGCCTTGGCCACCCCTATGCGCTCACAAAAATCCCGTATCGATTCCGGGGTATAGCCCCGGCGCCGCAGGCCGGAAATGGTCGGCATCCTGGGGTCATCCCAACCCTTTACATAGCCTTCTTCCACCAATTGGCGAAGCTTTCGCTTGCTCATAACGGTGTGGCTCAAGTTAAGGCGGGCAAATTCAATTTGCTGGGGCCGGGATTTGAGCCCCTTGACATTTTCAACAACCCAGTCATATAGGGGCCGGTGATCCTCAAATTCAACGGTGCATATGGAATGGGTAATACCCTCCATGGCATCGGAAAGGGGATGGGCATAATCGTACATGGGGTAAATACACCACTTATCCCCGGTACGATGGTGGCTTGTGTGCTGTATGCGATAGAGCACAGGATCCCGCATATTTAAGTTAGGCGAGGCCATATCAATTTTGGCGCGCAAAACACAGGACCCTTCAGGGAATTTTCCGGCCCTCATTTTTTCAAACAGTTCAAGGTTTTCCTCCACGGACCGTTCCCGATAGGGGCTGTTTTTTCCCGGTTCGGTTAAAGTGCCGCGATATTCCCTAATTTCATCGGCGCTCAAATCATCCACATAGGCCTTGCCGGCTTTAATGAGCTCCACAGCATATTGGTATAATTGTTCAAAGTAGTCCGAAGCATAATACAAGCGGTCATCCCAGTCATAACCTAACCACTTTACGTCCTCTTTGATGGATTCAACATACTCAAGGTCTTCCTTGGTGGGGTTGGTATCATCAAACCTTAAATTACATAAGCCCCCATACTCTTCAGCTATGCCAAAGTTTAAGCAAATGGACTTGGCATGACCGATATGCAAATAACCATTGGGTTCCGGCGGAAATCTGGTATGTACCCGGCCATCATTTTTTCCCCTTTTTAGGTCCTCATCAATAATGTCATGAATAAAACTGGTAAACTTTCTCTCCGTCATTTCCCAGGCTCCCTTATTCATTTAATTTTTATAAAGTTTCTACTTTCCACAGGCTGTCCAAAAAACCTTTTTCTTATGAGTATAGTCATTTAGCAATCCACTGCACAGACGGTGCAGGCGGCATAGGCTCCAATGCCCTCACCCCGGCCCACAAAACCCAGGTGCTCGGTTGTGGTTGCCTTGACGTTTACCATATCCGGCGGGACTTCCAATGCCGCGGCAATGTTACTTTGCATTGCACTGATATGGGGTGCCAATTTAGGGGCCTGGGCCACCAGTACCGCATCTAAATTATTCACCCGATAACCCTTCTGCCGCAGCTTCTCCTTCACTTCCATCAGCAGCAGCAGGCTGGATGCGCCCTTATATTTCTCATCGCTGTCCGGAAAATGCCTGCCAATGTCACCAAGCCCCGCAGCACCCAACAAGGCGTCCATAACAGCGTGAACTAGCACATCAGCATCAGAGTGGCCGGCAAGCCCCAGTTGAAAGGGGATCTTTACGCCGCCGATAATCAGCGGGCGTCCTTCCACCAAGCGATGCACATCATACCCTATTCCCACCCGCAAAGGCCTTCCTCCTTTTAATTATCTCCTCTGCCAGCAGCAGGTCCTCCGGTGTAGTAATCTTTATATTTTCATAGCTGCCCGGCACCAGGTGCACAGCATGTCCCAAATCTTCCACCAAGGAAGCATCGTCAGTGCCGACAAAACCTTTAGCAAGGGCCCTCTTGTGTGCTTCCTTTAATAACTTACAGTTGAAGATTTGAGGTGTCTGCGCCGCCCACAAGCTGTCCCGCGGTGGGGTTTGTGTTACCCGGCCTCGCCCATCGGCCCATTTAATAGTGTCCTTTACCGGAACGGCAATTACAACGGCATTTACCTCCCGGGCCTTGAGCACAGCATTTGTTAACAGGTCTTCCGTCAATAAGGGCCTGGCGCCGTCATGAATAACCACCAAATCTTCATCTCTGGCCGGAACAGCCATCAATCCTCTATAAACAGATTGCTGTCGGTGATCACCACCGGGCACCACCGACAGCACCTTACTATAATTAAATTTAGCAACAATTTCCTCTTGGCACCAAGAGATTTCTTCTCTGCCAACCACCAAGGTTATGCCGTCAATAAGAGAGCAATGCTCAAAAAGATTTAGGGTGTGTACCAAAATTGGCAGCTTATTGAGCTCAAGGTACTGTTTTTTCGTTTTGGTACCCATCCTACTGCCGGTACCGGCAGCAGCAATTACCGCATATACCTTAGCCAAGGGCATTCACTCCGTCACTATAGTGCTGGGCAGATTCTCCCCTGCGATCGTTGGACTTGGGTTTTGCAAATATCATTCTACCGGCAGCGGTTTGTAAAACACTGGTAACCAATACCGTGATGGTTTGACCCATAAAGCGCTTGCCACCGTCAACCACAATCATGGTGCCGTCCTCCAGGTAGGCCAAACCCTGCCCCATTTCCTTGCCGTCCTTTACCACCTGTACCACCATTTCCTCACCGGGCAGTACAACAGGTTTGACCGCATTGGCCAACTCATTGATATTGAGCACCTTTACCCCATGGAGCTCAGCAACTTTATTCAAATTAAAATCGTTGGTTAATATTTTGGCACCCAGCTTCTCTGCTAACTTAACCAGTTTAGCGTCTACCTCCGGTATATCTTCCAAACCACTCAGATCGTCATAAACCTGAACCTTAACATCGGGCATGTTTTTGCGCATATGGTTAAGTATGTCTAAGCCGCGCCGCCCCCTATTTCTCTTTAATACGTCAGCGGAATCGGCAATATGCCTTAACTCATCAACCACAAAGTTAGGCACCAGCATTGTTCCCTCTAAAAAACCGCTTTCACATAAGTCGGCAATTCGCCCATCAATAATAACACTGGTATCCAATACCTTTATAGCCCCGCCCTTAGTTTCTACCTTTGAGGTCTTATCCTTAACAAAGCGCGGAAAACTGGATACCAGGCCCACCAATTCTTCGCGTTTTTTTATGCCCACAGTAAGTCCTAAATAACCTAACAAAATTGTGCTTAACAGCCATATTGCTTTACCTATGGTGCCCATGAAAGATAAAATAGAGCCTAATAAATTGGCTATTATAAGTCCGAAAATTAAGCCTACAGTACCCATCACTAAGTCTGATGTGGGTGTTTTAGCAAGATATTGATCAACGTAGGCTGCAAACCACAGGGCCACTTTTATTATCCAAGGTGCAAGCAGCACACCTGCCAGCGCCCCCACCAAACTAATTACAATAATTAGACCAATCTTTACCTGGGGCAAGTGCTCGGGTATTGTTATAATGTTGCGATCTATTATATTTAGCGAAGCATAAAACCCCACCGCAGCAAATAAACATATTAACAGGCAGTAAACTGTTTTTCTAACCATCGTTCCCCCCCCTTCTATCTATATTAGTCAAGAGATTCACCACCATTATAAATAATACACAATCGTTAATTCAACTATTTCCTGGCAAATTGACAAACAATTATTGCTATTCAGCGCCCATCTGGTCATGCCCACGAAGAGATGCCTTTTATTTTCTCCGGCTGCCGGCAAGATAGGGGTTAGAAAAATTCGGCTTACGCCAAATCTGTTGATGCTGGCGTAAGCCGTGGTTTTTCTTATGCTATCATCGGCAATACTTATACTTTCCGACGGCAAAAATAACTACGTCAGATTTGTTCTGACGTAGTTACGCAAGGGCACCTTCAATCATTGATACCGCTTTGTCTTCTTCTAGCTCTGCCGCTAAAACCAGCTCGCTTACCAATATTTGACGGGCATTTTCTAACATTTTTCTTTCGCCTGATGACAATCCCTTTTCTTGATCCCTTTTAATTAAGTTGCGCACAACCTCTGCAACTTCAAAGATGTCACCGCTTTTAATTTTTTCTAAATTTGCCCGGTAGCGCCTATTCCAATTGGAAGACATAGCCGTAGTTTCTTCCCTTAAAATTTTCATTACCCGCTGTACGCCATTATCATCGACCACTTCACGCAAGCCAGTATTACCACTGTGGTTTATGGGTATCATAACTTTCATGTCACCGACGGGAAGACGCAAAATATAATACTTACGTTTTTCACCCAGCACTTCTTTTTCTTCTATTGCTTCAATAATACCAGCACCGTGCATAGGGTAGACAACTTTGTCCCCTATTTTGAACAAGGCCGACCCCCCTTTCGTTTCCTATTAAAGTATAACACAATTAGGTCATGCTGTCAAATAAACTATTGATTATAGCACAGGCAATCTTGACTGTCAACATCATTTTGTTCTTGTTGTCAGTTTGACAAATGGTAAAGGCAATCGTTATAATTTATCTAAAAATGACTTTTTTAAGGGGTGGTGCTGCTTGTTAAAGGATCTGTTGGCAGATCAATTTCAATACACCGTTTCAGAGCAGTTGCTGTGCGGCGGTAACATTTTAGATATTTTAAGCAAGCATCAGGAATGTTCAGTGAAGATAAACCGCAGCATAGTAAAGGCTGTCACCGGTTGCGGCTGCCTTAAAATTGATGTTAAAAAGAAGGTTTTGTCAGAAAACTCATCCATTGCTGACATAAAGAAAATGTTAGAATCTAATGTGTCTGGGCAGTTATGTGACCAATGCATTGAGATTATAGAAACAGAAATCGGCAGGTCCTTGGTATATCTGGCGGCCTTATGTAATCAACTTGATCTGAACCTGTTTGATATTATGATTAAAGAACATGATAAAATGAGAATACTGAAATACTACAGTTTTACTTGATAAAAATGATATATGCTTGGGGGGGCATAAAAGCCGCCCCAAGCATAGTTTTCGTTAAGGGCAGCGCCCACCCTATGGGCAGCTAATAGGTCCCCCTGTCCTGCTGCAGTTTTTCCCGGTATCTGCCCAAGCCATCTTTTATTGATCTGGCACGCACTTCGCCAATACCTTCCACGTCATCCAGCTGGGCAATGCTGGCCCCCAGTATATTCTGCAGTGTCTTAAATTCCCTTACCAAGTTTTCAATCACCGGCACCGGCAGCCGAGGTATTTTTCGCAGCACCCGATAGCCCCTAGGGGTTACATTCTGGTCCAGTATACTTTGGCTGCCCGGATAACCCAGCGCCCGGGCAATGAGGGCCAAGTCCAAGAGGTCCTCCGCCGGCCAGCTGTTTACTATTTCCAAAATACCTTCCGGTGTTTTTTCATCGTCGGTGGAGTAGTCTTGGATCACTAACAAGGCTTCTTCTTCAACATTTGTAACCAATTCTTCCATCTGCATGGTAATTAAACGGCCTTCGGAACCCAACTCACTTATGTAACGTTCAATTTCTTTTACCACCCGCAGCACCATTTCTGCCCTTTGTATCGCCTTGGTAACATCATAAAGGGTTACCATATCTTCAAATTCAAGCCTGGATAATTCCAACATCACAGTGTTTTGAACAGAGCGGTATTTTTCCAATGTTTGAATGGCCTGATTTGCTTTGCTCAGTATAACCCCTATATCCTTTAAAACATATTTTAAGGATCCCTTATATAATGTAATCACACCCCGGCGCTGAGAAATGGATATGACCAGCGCCCCGCACTGTTTGGCAACCCTTTCCGCCGTGCGGTGCCTAATACCGGTTTCAGATGAAGGTATAATTAAATCCGGTATTAGCTGCGTGTTGGCAGCGATAATCCTTTTGCAGTCTTCCGTTAAAATAATTGCCCCATCCATTTTAGCCAGTTCATACAAGGCCGCCGGCGACATATCCGCATTAATTATAAAGCCCCCCTCGGCTATGTCTAAAACTTCCTGGGAATCTGCCACTACAATTAAAGCACCGGTTTTAGCCCTTAAAATGTTCTCCAGCCCCTCACGCAAGGTAGTGCCCGGAGCAACCTTTCGTAATACCTTGAGTAACTTATCTTCAACTATTTCGTCCCTAGCCACGGTATGCTCCCCCTTTAACATTTAAGGCCAGATCAATGGCTTCATAAAGTGTATTCACCGTAAAAATATTCATCTTGGGCAAAGTCATCTTTCCTATACCCGTTTGGGGCACAAGGGCTTTCCTAAATCCCAAATTTTGCGCTTCCTTTAATCTTCTCTCCAGTCCGGTAACAGGCCTAACCTCACCGGTTAAACCTATTTCACCTATTACAACCATATCATCGGCCACAAGCTTTTCGCGGTAACTGGAGGCCAAGGCCAGGGCCACCGCTAAATCAACGGCGGGCTCCAACAAGCGAACGCCGCCCACAACATTAACATAGGCATCGTGGCCGCCCATCTTTAAACCGACTCTCTTTTCTAACACCGCCATAATTAAAGCAACCCGGTTGTGATCAACCCCTGTTGTCATCCGCCGGGGTACACCGAAAGAATTAGGGCAAACCAAGGCCTGTATTTCCACCAGCAGCGGTCTGGTGCCTTCTAAGCTCGGCACAACCACCGAGCCCGGAGCCGAAGATAAGGGGTGTCTTTCCAAAAACAAGGCAGAGGGGTTTGCTATT includes the following:
- a CDS encoding Mini-ribonuclease 3, producing MESEKFIFSHLPLENPHLLPPLALAYIGDAVYEVVVRKYLIAKGLVRANKLHRQAIKYVRAGSQAKILFALENKLTDEEVAVVRRGRNAKSGHVPKGSRVMEYRHSTAFESLIGYLYLKGDLARLNEILEIAHGVIEE
- the cysS gene encoding cysteine--tRNA ligase, which produces MEVYNTLTRKKEKLETRKPGRVDMYVCGPTTYNYIHLGNARPIVVFDTVRRYLLYKGYEVTYIQNFTDVDDKIINRAREEGDDPILLAQRYIKEYFADADALNVKRADKHPKVSEHIPEIIQLIQKLISNGYAYNVDGDVYFNVRSYSDYGKLSGRSLDEMQAGARVEISEIKKDPMDFALWKKAKPGEPSWESPWGQGRPGWHIECSAMAHKYLGHGFDIHGGGYDLVFPHHENEIAQSEAASGQTFAKYWMHNGFITVNQEKMSKSLGNFFLVREILDKFSPETVRFYLLSTHYRSPLDFDDEKLAASERGMDRIKNSLRLLEEGLKAPEADGEATEDDRQFENKLVQLRQSFESAMDDDFNTALAIAVWFELAREVNGYLTKLQSGKSKQALELLEKAKELYGIFNGVLGVFKEDAATGQIVLDQSKSGGDDLTEKLLQLIIDVRQQARKNKDWQTADAIRDRLKELGITLEDTPQGVRWKRD
- the cysE gene encoding serine O-acetyltransferase is translated as MFKRLRREIEVVFERDPAAKSTLEVLLAYPGLHAIMFHRIAHRLYKRKWFLIARLISQFSRFLTGIEIHPGAKIGEGLFIDHGSGVVIGETAEIGDNVTIYQGVTLGGTGKEKGKRHPTIGNNVVISSGAKVLGSFTVGDNVKIGAGSVVLTAVPSNCTVVGVPGKVVVKDGQKVGKVPDIDLRHDLLPDPVAEALSALTEGVQRLEKRLDELERENAVLKTKIQGGQLGD
- the gltX gene encoding glutamate--tRNA ligase, whose amino-acid sequence is MSVRVRFAPSPTGPLHIGGARSALFNWLFARHHGGQFIVRIEDTDMERSSRQSEENILAALRWLGIDWDEGIDVGGNNGPYRQTERLDIYRRVAQQLLEQGLAYHCYCSEEKLAADRERLMAKGELPRYLGHCRHLSPEEKAKFEAEGRKPTLRFKVPENRVIAVDDRVRGRVEFESDGIGDFIIMKSDRIPTYNFAVVVDDHDMKISHVIRAEEHLSNTPRQIMLYDALKWEKPTFAHVSLILGKDRSKMSKRHGATSIEQYKSSGYLPEAMVNFLALMGWSPGGEEEVFAVSELQKLFSLDKVSKSPAVFDLDKLNWLNGYYIRNSDLDYITDLAVPYLQRAGYIAEDAGPEDVALARQMVKATRKYLTNLSEVTEHVGIFYDDAVKPVDDKARQVLAQEEVPQVMRLMKQKVYAAGQLEEDVVKGMLKELTKELGFGGKKVYMPLRVALTGKLQGPELYEIIPILGVRRTVARLDAVLDGSILN
- a CDS encoding glutamine--tRNA ligase/YqeY domain fusion protein → MTERKFTSFIHDIIDEDLKRGKNDGRVHTRFPPEPNGYLHIGHAKSICLNFGIAEEYGGLCNLRFDDTNPTKEDLEYVESIKEDVKWLGYDWDDRLYYASDYFEQLYQYAVELIKAGKAYVDDLSADEIREYRGTLTEPGKNSPYRERSVEENLELFEKMRAGKFPEGSCVLRAKIDMASPNLNMRDPVLYRIQHTSHHRTGDKWCIYPMYDYAHPLSDAMEGITHSICTVEFEDHRPLYDWVVENVKGLKSRPQQIEFARLNLSHTVMSKRKLRQLVEEGYVKGWDDPRMPTISGLRRRGYTPESIRDFCERIGVAKADSMVDIAMLEHCIREDLNYKAPRVMAVLRPLKVVIENYPEGEVEWLDAEYSQENPELGSRKIPFAREIYIEREDFMEDPPKKFFRLAPGREVRLKYAYIIKCERVIKDENTGEIIELRCTYDPATRSGSPTATRRVKGTLHWVTVEHGIEAEVRIYHNLFNKANPEEEKDVDFKQNINPNSLEVLRSVLEPTLAEAAVGSRYQFLRQGYFCVDADSTTQLPVFNRIVSLKDTWAKLQKKEANKNKNKTSSL
- the ispF gene encoding 2-C-methyl-D-erythritol 2,4-cyclodiphosphate synthase, translated to MRVGIGYDVHRLVEGRPLIIGGVKIPFQLGLAGHSDADVLVHAVMDALLGAAGLGDIGRHFPDSDEKYKGASSLLLLMEVKEKLRQKGYRVNNLDAVLVAQAPKLAPHISAMQSNIAAALEVPPDMVNVKATTTEHLGFVGRGEGIGAYAACTVCAVDC
- the ispD gene encoding 2-C-methyl-D-erythritol 4-phosphate cytidylyltransferase — encoded protein: MAKVYAVIAAAGTGSRMGTKTKKQYLELNKLPILVHTLNLFEHCSLIDGITLVVGREEISWCQEEIVAKFNYSKVLSVVPGGDHRQQSVYRGLMAVPARDEDLVVIHDGARPLLTEDLLTNAVLKAREVNAVVIAVPVKDTIKWADGRGRVTQTPPRDSLWAAQTPQIFNCKLLKEAHKRALAKGFVGTDDASLVEDLGHAVHLVPGSYENIKITTPEDLLLAEEIIKRRKAFAGGNRV
- a CDS encoding PIN/TRAM domain-containing protein — protein: MVRKTVYCLLICLFAAVGFYASLNIIDRNIITIPEHLPQVKIGLIIVISLVGALAGVLLAPWIIKVALWFAAYVDQYLAKTPTSDLVMGTVGLIFGLIIANLLGSILSFMGTIGKAIWLLSTILLGYLGLTVGIKKREELVGLVSSFPRFVKDKTSKVETKGGAIKVLDTSVIIDGRIADLCESGFLEGTMLVPNFVVDELRHIADSADVLKRNRGRRGLDILNHMRKNMPDVKVQVYDDLSGLEDIPEVDAKLVKLAEKLGAKILTNDFNLNKVAELHGVKVLNINELANAVKPVVLPGEEMVVQVVKDGKEMGQGLAYLEDGTMIVVDGGKRFMGQTITVLVTSVLQTAAGRMIFAKPKSNDRRGESAQHYSDGVNALG
- a CDS encoding CarD family transcriptional regulator, with amino-acid sequence MFKIGDKVVYPMHGAGIIEAIEEKEVLGEKRKYYILRLPVGDMKVMIPINHSGNTGLREVVDDNGVQRVMKILREETTAMSSNWNRRYRANLEKIKSGDIFEVAEVVRNLIKRDQEKGLSSGERKMLENARQILVSELVLAAELEEDKAVSMIEGALA
- the disA gene encoding DNA integrity scanning diadenylate cyclase DisA; the protein is MARDEIVEDKLLKVLRKVAPGTTLREGLENILRAKTGALIVVADSQEVLDIAEGGFIINADMSPAALYELAKMDGAIILTEDCKRIIAANTQLIPDLIIPSSETGIRHRTAERVAKQCGALVISISQRRGVITLYKGSLKYVLKDIGVILSKANQAIQTLEKYRSVQNTVMLELSRLEFEDMVTLYDVTKAIQRAEMVLRVVKEIERYISELGSEGRLITMQMEELVTNVEEEALLVIQDYSTDDEKTPEGILEIVNSWPAEDLLDLALIARALGYPGSQSILDQNVTPRGYRVLRKIPRLPVPVIENLVREFKTLQNILGASIAQLDDVEGIGEVRARSIKDGLGRYREKLQQDRGTY